A genome region from Cucurbita pepo subsp. pepo cultivar mu-cu-16 chromosome LG02, ASM280686v2, whole genome shotgun sequence includes the following:
- the LOC111787663 gene encoding uncharacterized protein LOC111787663, producing MKEEEALERYKLITGNSVLFPEFQVYEKGNSEYDWLAASPDGAIDKMVYGLPSRGVLEIKCPFFDGDMAKASPWSRVPLYCIPQAQGLMEIMDRDWMDFYVWTPKGSSLFRLYRDAEYWEVLKIALYDFWWKHVQPAREMCSKYSITNPLIELKSLRPSPKHELCSYIVCESKRVVDNSELLLREFNGRLQT from the coding sequence atgaaagaagaagaggccCTTGAGCGATATAAGCTGATTACAGGGAACTCTGTTTTGTTTCCTGAGTTTCAAGTCTATGAGAAAGGAAACTCTGAATATGATTGGTTAGCTGCTTCACCTGATGGTGCAATTGACAAGATGGTCTATGGATTGCCCTCACGAGGTGTGTTGGAGATTAAGTGCCCATTTTTTGATGGTGATATGGCAAAGGCTTcaccatggtctcgagttccTCTTTACTGTATTCCTCAGGCTCAAGGTTTGATGGAAATAATGGATAGAGATTGGATGGATTTTTATGTTTGGACTCCTAAAGGTAGTAGTTTGTTTAGATTGTACCGAGATGCCGAATATTGGGAGGTTTTGAAAATTGCTTTGTACGATTTTTGGTGGAAGCATGTTCAACCAGCAAGAGAGATGTGTAGTAAATATTCCATTACAAATCCCCTCATTGAGCTGAAGTCTCTTAGGCCATCACCCAAGCATGAGTTGTGCAGTTATATAGTTTGTGAAAGCAAACGGGTTGTTGATAATTCTGAGTTGCTCTTGCGTGAATTTAATGGAAGACTTCAAACCTGA